In the Glycine max cultivar Williams 82 chromosome 19, Glycine_max_v4.0, whole genome shotgun sequence genome, tttatccagcaaaacaaatatcaaacaAGTTACATTACAATTAACGATTTTACTTGACATAATACATGTTTATGCAATTTATGTGCCTTGATTAGTTTAATTAGTAAATTTCATCAAGTAAATTATGTGCATCAGAGCATTCAACATAAAAaagacagaaagaaagaaaggaaaggaaagaaaacctgTTTTGAAACTATCCTTAaggatttgataaaaaaaaattgttcgaaatattgtgataaaatttgaattcaatgcAAACATGCTGACTATATATGAGTAGGAAGGCCATCCCCTTGTTCCCTTTAGAGGTTCACACACATTCACATTATTGAAGAGTGCACAGTTACTAGTGGAGGACAATTTGGCATGGGCCCAATAACATAAAATGAGTTTAGGGTTGTGTTGTTAAGGACCAAACATTTTTCTGACTTGTACACCACTCGTCTTTGACAAGGTGCCTCCTTGACTCAAAATCAGGGACATCCTAATTTCCATTTCGATTACTAGACATGCCCTCTTCAAAAAACATGGAAGTACATTACCTTGTTATCTTGCTTGTTTTACCATGTTGCCCCGGATAATGCAATACATTACTCTATGGAAGGAGGTTACTGTGCAAAAGTAAAAGATATTTTGCATGGTACGAAAGTCATTTCTACCGTTCGATTAAAATTGATAGTTGAGATGTCATGAAATTGTTcacatcaaatcaaatattgATCGAGGAGGAGGGATGATCCTCTTCGATGGTGATAATAATGACAATGTAAGGAACTGGTTTGGATGACGATCTCGATGAacaagataaaaggaaaaaaaaaatctgatataAGTAATCTCACAATAATCCTACACTAAtctcaaaacaaaattatattggaCAAACTACCTTTCTTTCGCACAGTTGCAGTTACGCACGCTAGAACCCGTCTACTGTATGATGGTTCTCAGTTAGAGACAGCTATAGAATCATTTCTTCAAAATTAACTTTCTGTAAGAAAAACCAATAAACGAAATCTTACTTTACTCTTGTCATTTGATGAATTGTTGACATTATATCCCTCTTTACTaaacctcaattttttttaaagatttactTGTAGAAATCATTGAAAAGAAAGTTGGCAATTTGACACATCCTCTCCCATCtcgaattaataataaattaaaatagtcaAACATACTAATAATAAACAAGGTAACTTAAAAGACTTTAAAGTTTCCAGTTATcaacttgttaattttttaattttcagctAACTTTTCCGTTAACTCTATCAAAATCATCAAATATGCTAATAATTAATGGAGGGAAAATGAGAAATGCAACGAAACATAATAAAATGTACACACTGGAGTTACTAGGAATATAGATAAAGCATAACATTAGAACAAAAATATCTCCCAAACTTCCAATGCGGTAAATACAAAGAGTAAAGACCCCTCATGTAAGTTGTCATAACACATGGAACAAGTAACAGTTGACTTGACAGTCTAACTCCAACTTTTATTGGATCTCATTCCAAATACAATGTCAATTAGACTGCAAAACAAAGATGTCTCAAAAGACTTAAGGGGACTACTTACAAAATGTTACATCGCACTTTGCTCTAAAGATCCCACACATTAAACAAAGACAACAATGTATAGACAAAGGTCACGGATCAAAGTTCAAAAGACACGTCTAGAATTCAATTCCTAATAATTCATTGAGTTTGCAATTGAATCAAAGAGGCGGGAGACATATACAATGCCAAATTGCAAATCAACATATTCCAACCTCCTAAAAACTAGGGCAAAACATGATTTTAGTCcccataaataaaacaatattaatttttgttcctcaaaataaattaatctccCTAGACTCCTAAATTACAGAAATATCTCCTTAATTACAGAACTATATCTTgtgtaattcttatttttataaacgGTGAGTTAAAAAGAGATACATTCTTgtgaaacacaaaaaaaaacacctaatacatttttataaataaaagattaagtaaaaaactaaaactaacataCCTTCATGTCTAAAGCTTCTCGCTTCACAAAGTACAAGAAAGAGTAATTGTATGAAATCTTTTTGCATAAGTAAAAAAGACTATTTCCAAATTCAAACCTAAATCATCGGTCACTTAGGCACAACTTTTTTGTTGTGCCACGACTCatcctcaaataaaaaattaagacgAAAAAACATTGCTTTGATTAagagaataaaatcaaatatttaatatttataggaactaaaaacatgtttaattcaaaaaaaaaaatataatttaccagTTGAGCAAGAGCAATCTTCCATCATTGTGGATTTGGCtccaaaataattaatcatcatGTGAGGAACTAGAAACCCTCCCAAAATCCATATGACCAATCTGATAGAGTTCCTTCCAAACCTTCTCTGCATCAAATCCAGCATTGACAATGACACTGTCAATTTCCCTCACACCCCTTTGAACCCTTTCAATGTTGCTGTTGTTCCtctcaacaacaacatcaacatcaacatcatcttcaCACCCCTCTTGAACCCTTTTaatgttgttgttcttgttcttgttctttccCAACCCTAAACACTTTCTCCCCACAAGAGAAGGCCCCTTGACAATAGCCATAGCACAACAATGCAACACCGCGCAAGGGCAGCAACACACTGCCACGCAATCAGCCACGTAGCCGCCGCAGCATGAACCACAATGCTTGCTCGAGCACTTTATCTTTTCCTCGCCACCCTCCTCCTCCTTCGCCAACCTGCCACGTGGATTCTTCTCCTCACTCtgatgcttcttcttcttcttcattattcTCAATGTATACTGCATGTCCCCTGATGAACCTGCAATGCAATGCAACAATAACCCTTTTGTTATGTGTTGTATCAATCACCAACTTCAATCACTCAATAGTCACACTTCCATTTTCAATGTCGCTTACCATCACCATTCACGCATCTTTCTTCTCTCTGTCTCGTTTTGTTCATAGCCTATGTATATGCTCTATATATCTATTGTAATAGTATATGTATGTACGTATTGCATAATAGATGAGCTAGCTAGACGGATCTTCAtgcatttttaaatattgtttattggataaaatttaataaaaatggtaACATTACTATTAGAGTTTGTTAAATAGTGggatttaattaagaaaaaatagattataCACTCATATTATAGCACACAATGGCGAATTCAAGACCCTAAATCAGTgggtataaattataaaaaataaaataagtggattcaattatataaatataaataaaataaaatataaaaatataagattttatttaaaaatttgatgaattttagaAAATGAGGGGATGCAAGTACACACCCTCAAAGCAATGTAGGTCCGCCATTGATAGCACAAATTTACACtgtcttttaattataaatcatatagtatgatttgttgatttttataataagataattatagaaaatcttatttaaaaataaactttttaaaagagaagataaacgaaaaaaataatttttttaaaagaaaaaaatattaaactgaaaataataagaaacaaaataatttttcaaaaaaaattattaaattgaaaaaaaaaatataaaagatcaaATAAGTTATTTAGCCTATATAAAACAGTTTCAAACGGCCAAATGTCAATAACATATTCATttgaacatatatttttattattgatttaaatttaaaaaaattgaagaaaaaaacccacatttgattttatatatagattctaataaatattaaatcaatGCAAGATCGTGTGTTAAATAGAGTGTTGGTAATATTCTTCTTAAAAATAGTATGTGAATGAAGAGACAAAATATGTAATGTAATAGAAATATTGGAAACAAGAATGATGATATCATAAAAGGTAGTGGTATTGCAAAGCTTTGGAGGagaaaagtttgaaaaaattGGGGAAAGTAAATTAGAGGAAGGTTCGCGCGTTTGTGGCCACTCACTAGTGCTACATTTAGTCCAACAGCCACTGAGATTGGGAAGTTATATATGCACTCTTCTTGGTTTAAGGATACAGTGACTTGGTACTTGTGTTTGTGACACAGTCCCTTTGAATGGGGCACTGCATTCTTGACTTGGCTCTTGGACTCTGTTGACCGTTTTTGGACCTAGATTATTGCCATTGCTATTCACATTTAACccacttttatttattattattattttaaacaaagtGGTAGAATAGATAGAAGGTCACCTTCAATACTACTAGATAGGATGCAAAAGACCAACAAGGCTCAGTATAATTCAATTTTTGATCATGTGAATAAAAAACAACAATGATATCTACACTTCAGaataaattagttttcaatTATAAGTTGGTGGATGTCTCTGATgcaagaaaaggaaaacaaaaaagatatgGTGCGAATGACAATCCAAAGGATTATCGCACAAGCTTAGACCACAAGCAATTTTACTTGTTGATTAACCCGTATGCACCAGAAAATTTTCTTGAGAATGGTTATCTATCACTAAACGAAATTTTAGTAGCCTCAAAAGAAATCAAACTCGTATCTATagaaaggaataaaataaaCTCCAAATCTTTAAGCACTTGTGTGAATTCACATTTACCCCCATTCACTGTATTATAGCATCGCTCAAGTGCCTTAATTAACGTATCAAATCAAATGGAGTAAAACGTACTAGTTCCAAAAGAAGCAGAATCATGGGCTCTACTACAAGGAATTCAATGGTTACAGCAACTGGGACTTCATGAAGTTACTATAGAATCTGACTGCAAACCATTGGTAGATGGATTTAGAAGTTGTAAGGGCCGGATAATATCACAATGGATTATAAGTGTGAGTTGAAATCCCACGtcgaataaaagtaaaaaatttaaacatcatcTAAGTGAGGAGAGAATTTAAATTAGTTAGAATATCATTGTCTTTTGCTAACATCCATgactttaactttatttaaacATCATGTATCTTCTatgttattttgaatgaaataaagtAGTTATAtttctataaaagaaaattatcatCTTAAACCAACTAACAGTCAAGCTTTGGTAGAAATCAATC is a window encoding:
- the LOC102667858 gene encoding uncharacterized protein, producing MQYTLRIMKKKKKHQSEEKNPRGRLAKEEEGGEEKIKCSSKHCGSCCGGYVADCVAVCCCPCAVLHCCAMAIVKGPSLVGRKCLGLGKNKNKNNNIKRVQEGCEDDVDVDVVVERNNSNIERVQRGVREIDSVIVNAGFDAEKVWKELYQIGHMDFGRVSSSSHDD